Proteins encoded by one window of Vibrio rumoiensis:
- a CDS encoding outer membrane beta-barrel protein: MKSLRLLVLAPLALLSLSAHAAGNHYFYAGAGNVSFDIKGAEDNKIYDNPSFQIGGGQYLSEHFALEGFYRYSNNEDIHSKYQIDAHQLGLSIIATTGPLGNTPLELFARGTGAYTIVKSKDTSDGDRKSIGDDSAAAFNIGGGIQWNMNADYWMRAEYIYNVAMSDVDLDIDKFDAPDYDGFQLSIGMRF; the protein is encoded by the coding sequence ATGAAATCGCTACGTTTATTGGTTCTTGCGCCTCTCGCTCTGCTCTCTTTATCCGCCCATGCAGCGGGAAACCACTACTTTTATGCTGGCGCAGGTAATGTAAGCTTTGATATTAAAGGCGCAGAAGATAATAAAATTTACGATAACCCTAGCTTTCAAATCGGGGGCGGGCAATACCTTTCTGAGCACTTTGCATTAGAAGGCTTCTATCGTTATTCCAACAACGAAGATATTCATTCAAAATACCAAATCGATGCTCACCAATTAGGCCTATCGATCATTGCCACTACTGGCCCACTTGGTAATACACCACTGGAACTTTTTGCTCGCGGCACCGGTGCTTACACCATCGTTAAAAGTAAAGATACTTCTGATGGTGATCGTAAATCGATCGGTGATGACTCAGCCGCGGCTTTTAATATTGGTGGGGGTATTCAATGGAATATGAACGCTGATTATTGGATGCGCGCAGAATATATTTATAATGTAGCGATGTCTGATGTAGATCTGGATATCGATAAATTCGATGCTCCTGATTACGATGGCTTCCAACTGTCTATCGGTATGCGTTTCTAA
- a CDS encoding PLP-dependent cysteine synthase family protein, with the protein MCIDRQWINQAINKIEADFQRSADTHLIKLDLPYLSGIDIYLKDESTHPTGSLKHRLARSLFLYALSNGWIGPETTVIESSSGSTAVSEAYFARLLGLRFIAVMPKSTATKKIEQIQFYGGEAHLVERSDQIYAESRRLAEELNGHYMDQFTYAERATDWRGNNNIADSIFNQMSREPHPIPSWIVMSAGTGGTSATIGRFLRYKMCSTQLCVVDPENSVFHDFYKHGDANITIDSGSKIEGIGRPRVEPSFIPGVIDEMRTIPDAASVATIQWLETILGRKVGPSTGTNLYGALNIAHEMIQRGETGSIVTLICDSGERYLDCHYNPDWIAKNIPEKTSPYFEQLKHITQIAYSK; encoded by the coding sequence ATGTGTATAGATAGACAATGGATTAACCAAGCCATCAACAAAATTGAAGCCGACTTTCAACGCTCTGCCGATACGCATTTAATTAAATTAGACCTGCCTTATTTAAGCGGTATTGATATCTACCTTAAAGATGAGAGCACACACCCAACCGGCTCGTTAAAGCACCGTTTGGCACGCTCGTTGTTTTTGTACGCGTTATCGAACGGCTGGATTGGCCCTGAAACCACGGTGATTGAATCCTCTTCAGGTAGCACCGCGGTATCTGAAGCATACTTTGCTCGCTTACTAGGCTTACGCTTTATTGCGGTCATGCCAAAATCCACTGCAACTAAAAAGATTGAGCAAATCCAATTCTATGGTGGTGAAGCGCACTTAGTGGAACGTTCCGATCAAATCTATGCCGAATCTCGTCGATTAGCAGAAGAATTGAATGGCCATTACATGGATCAATTCACTTACGCTGAACGCGCAACAGATTGGCGTGGTAATAACAACATTGCCGACAGTATCTTTAATCAAATGAGCCGTGAACCTCACCCTATCCCCTCTTGGATTGTGATGAGCGCTGGCACCGGTGGCACTTCTGCAACCATTGGTCGTTTCTTGCGTTATAAAATGTGCTCAACCCAGTTATGCGTGGTTGACCCAGAAAACTCTGTTTTCCATGATTTTTATAAACACGGTGATGCCAATATCACGATTGACTCCGGCAGTAAAATTGAAGGCATTGGCCGCCCTCGCGTTGAGCCGAGCTTTATTCCTGGTGTTATCGATGAAATGCGCACCATTCCCGATGCCGCCAGCGTCGCGACCATTCAGTGGTTAGAAACCATTCTTGGTCGTAAAGTTGGGCCATCAACCGGAACCAATTTATATGGCGCTTTAAATATTGCCCATGAAATGATCCAACGTGGTGAAACGGGATCTATCGTCACGTTAATCTGCGATAGCGGAGAACGTTATTTAGATTGTCATTATAATCCCGATTGGATCGCGAAAAACATTCCTGAAAAAACGTCGCCTTATTTTGAACAATTAAAACACATCACCCAGATTGCTTATTCGAAATAA
- a CDS encoding Lrp/AsnC family transcriptional regulator: MKQVILDKVDKTLLNMLQQDATVSLQELADTVNLTTTPCWKRLKRLEEQGVIDKKVALLNPEGLGLSFVAFALIKTNNHSNEWYQTFVDTVSEFPEVMEFYRMAGEFDYMMKVLVSDMKAYDGFYKKLVNSVEGISNVTSTFAMESIKYTTALPIE; the protein is encoded by the coding sequence ATGAAACAAGTGATATTGGATAAGGTAGATAAAACACTCCTTAACATGCTGCAACAAGATGCGACGGTGTCACTGCAAGAATTAGCCGATACCGTCAACTTAACGACTACACCATGTTGGAAACGCTTGAAGCGATTAGAAGAACAAGGTGTGATCGATAAAAAAGTCGCATTATTAAACCCCGAAGGGCTTGGGCTGTCTTTTGTGGCGTTCGCTTTAATTAAAACCAATAACCATTCGAATGAGTGGTATCAAACTTTTGTTGATACGGTCAGTGAATTTCCTGAAGTGATGGAGTTTTATCGTATGGCAGGGGAGTTTGATTACATGATGAAAGTCTTGGTTTCGGATATGAAAGCATACGATGGGTTTTATAAAAAGCTAGTGAACAGCGTGGAAGGGATTTCGAATGTCACCTCAACCTTTGCCATGGAATCGATTAAATATACGACCGCATTACCAATCGAGTAG
- the tesB gene encoding acyl-CoA thioesterase II, producing the protein MSKQLQELLNLHQLERLEVGLFRGECEHLGLPQVYGGQVIGQALSAAGYTVESDRTVHSFHSYFLHPGDINQPIIYDVEKLRDGKSLSTRRVKAIQHGRPIFYLTASYQGQFEGLEHQESQMPDIQGPEGIPSETELAQSMKEALSPAMQRAFCHEKPIEVRPVVVNNPFKPDALPAKQYLWIKANGALPDDPILHQYLLGYASDWGFLVTALFPHQVSLFTPKFQVATIDHSMWFHRPFKMDEWLLYVIDSPTSSNGRGLVRGEIFDRQGNLVASAVQEGVMRFTQK; encoded by the coding sequence AACATTTAGGCTTACCGCAAGTTTATGGTGGGCAAGTAATTGGACAAGCTTTATCTGCCGCTGGTTATACCGTTGAATCAGATAGAACGGTCCACTCCTTTCATAGCTACTTTTTACACCCGGGCGATATCAACCAACCGATTATTTATGATGTGGAAAAACTGCGTGATGGTAAAAGTTTATCCACTCGCCGTGTCAAAGCGATTCAGCATGGCAGACCCATTTTTTATTTAACGGCTTCTTACCAAGGTCAATTTGAAGGATTGGAACATCAAGAGTCGCAAATGCCTGACATCCAAGGGCCAGAAGGCATTCCTTCGGAAACCGAACTCGCACAGTCGATGAAAGAAGCGCTATCGCCCGCGATGCAACGTGCATTTTGCCATGAAAAGCCAATTGAAGTGCGCCCTGTGGTCGTCAATAACCCATTTAAGCCAGATGCCCTACCGGCTAAACAATATTTATGGATTAAAGCCAATGGGGCGCTACCTGATGATCCAATCTTGCATCAATACTTACTCGGTTATGCTTCCGATTGGGGGTTCTTAGTCACCGCGTTATTCCCACACCAAGTTTCACTGTTTACGCCTAAATTCCAAGTCGCGACGATTGATCATTCAATGTGGTTTCACCGCCCATTCAAAATGGATGAGTGGCTGCTTTATGTCATTGATAGCCCAACCAGTAGCAATGGCCGTGGCTTGGTCCGTGGTGAAATTTTTGACCGCCAAGGAAACCTAGTCGCAAGCGCGGTACAAGAAGGTGTGATGCGTTTTACGCAAAAATAA